The Leptospira venezuelensis genome contains a region encoding:
- the yqeK gene encoding bis(5'-nucleosyl)-tetraphosphatase (symmetrical) YqeK yields the protein MLPNTTIEQIKYFTDIVPNEITKTRWEHSLRVAEIAEELASIHSPNETKEAYLAGVVHDITKQKTKEFHLELFTKVNDSESPKLPEAAWHSRSAPYYLETEYGLKTRSVLDAVKHHTLGGDDLNLLDYILYAADFLGSEFAERQTEYSEWRNEAKKNLYSAVLNKAAHTMQNLLDHKREIHKRTISMYHFALGKLSN from the coding sequence ATGCTTCCGAATACTACCATAGAACAAATAAAATATTTTACCGATATTGTCCCGAATGAGATCACTAAGACCCGTTGGGAGCATAGTCTTCGTGTGGCAGAGATCGCAGAAGAACTCGCGAGCATCCATTCTCCGAATGAAACCAAGGAAGCTTATTTAGCTGGCGTGGTTCACGATATTACTAAGCAAAAAACTAAAGAATTCCATTTAGAACTTTTTACTAAAGTGAACGATTCTGAATCTCCTAAACTTCCGGAAGCAGCCTGGCATTCCAGATCGGCTCCTTACTATTTAGAAACGGAATATGGCTTAAAAACAAGATCCGTTTTGGATGCAGTGAAACACCATACTCTTGGCGGAGACGACCTGAATCTTTTGGATTATATCTTATATGCGGCTGACTTTTTGGGTTCCGAATTTGCAGAAAGACAAACGGAATATTCGGAATGGAGAAACGAGGCCAAGAAAAATCTATACTCTGCCGTTTTGAATAAGGCGGCCCATACCATGCAGAACCTCTTAGATCATAAACGAGAAATCCATAAAAGAACCATCTCCATGTATCATTTCGCCTTGGGAAAATTATCCAATTGA
- a CDS encoding NAD(P)/FAD-dependent oxidoreductase gives MSKKKVLIVGGGYAGIAAANRLARKSSEVEITLITAEPIFREKIRNHQVIAGTKGKDFKIRNLLNSKVDLIIQRVENIFPNENKVLLNDGTYFEYDYLGYTAGMRAGDPGTKGINYFSVASFQDSERLRRELNNHPDAKITVLGGGLSGIEVATELAENYPKAKITLLDSDKIGKNFSSGAVLYMKEVLKNLHVNLIEGERGEYLLEDKIKTTSGTQVLHDYCVLSAGLVASDLGKNSGLESNKIGQVYLNEYMQVPEYSNIIGAGDAVKIPGEEFSYLRMACATALPMGIYLGERISTLIGNKSEIGQKPFELAYVGRCVSLGRKEGLFQFLNYDDSPKEKFWTGRIGAFVKELICKFTVFSFKAEKYFDFYAIPKPKEKTLVKQNERLATAEK, from the coding sequence ATGTCAAAGAAGAAGGTATTGATCGTAGGTGGAGGTTATGCAGGGATTGCTGCGGCAAACAGATTAGCGCGCAAAAGCTCCGAGGTAGAAATTACCCTAATTACTGCAGAACCGATCTTTAGAGAAAAGATCAGAAATCACCAGGTGATCGCAGGAACCAAAGGAAAAGATTTTAAGATCCGAAATTTATTAAACTCTAAGGTAGATCTGATCATCCAAAGAGTAGAAAATATATTTCCAAATGAGAACAAAGTTCTCTTAAACGACGGGACTTATTTTGAATACGACTACCTGGGTTATACTGCAGGAATGAGGGCTGGAGATCCAGGCACAAAAGGAATCAATTATTTCTCAGTCGCAAGTTTCCAAGATTCGGAACGATTGAGAAGAGAATTAAACAATCATCCTGACGCAAAAATTACTGTATTAGGCGGAGGACTTTCCGGAATAGAAGTAGCAACGGAACTCGCAGAAAATTATCCAAAAGCAAAAATTACACTTTTGGATTCGGATAAGATCGGAAAAAATTTCTCTTCAGGAGCTGTTCTTTATATGAAAGAAGTTCTGAAAAATCTGCATGTGAATCTTATCGAAGGAGAAAGAGGAGAATATCTATTAGAAGATAAGATCAAAACCACAAGCGGAACTCAGGTTCTTCACGATTATTGTGTGCTTTCTGCTGGGTTAGTTGCTTCTGATCTGGGAAAAAACTCAGGATTAGAATCCAATAAGATCGGCCAAGTATATTTGAATGAATATATGCAAGTTCCTGAATATTCAAATATCATAGGAGCGGGAGACGCAGTAAAAATTCCGGGTGAAGAATTTTCTTATTTGCGGATGGCATGTGCCACAGCTCTTCCAATGGGAATTTATTTAGGAGAAAGAATTTCTACCCTAATAGGAAATAAATCTGAAATAGGACAAAAACCTTTCGAACTAGCGTATGTAGGACGTTGTGTAAGTTTAGGAAGAAAAGAAGGATTATTCCAATTCCTGAACTACGATGACAGCCCTAAGGAAAAATTTTGGACGGGAAGAATAGGAGCTTTCGTGAAAGAGCTTATTTGCAAATTTACTGTCTTCTCCTTTAAAGCAGAAAAATATTTCGATTTTTATGCGATCCCTAAACCTAAAGAAAAAACTTTAGTTAAACAAAACGAAAGATTAGCGACGGCTGAAAAATGA
- a CDS encoding cytochrome-c peroxidase, whose translation MKRIFFLILFMISILGLIVCKEKKPIPELEGFVVKNVIHPSNNPFNQEKVELGKTLYFDSRLSFNQDVSCASCHNTASPSEGFPRTKIHNPAPSLTNVALYKDVFKDPEAKELEDLVKDKVHSKLLFQNETKLIQRISSIQGYKELFEKAYGDPEISGERIVLALSTFQRTIVSKNSSFDKFVMGEETALTPAQIRGWDVFQNKAKCIQCHQGPNFSDSKLHTTGLAGIKDKVRTPTLRDVTKKKTFMHNGIFGSIEDTVNHFAEGGHSKAVHDPMLKPAELSDQDKKDLIEFLKALEGEPIQLEIPSIPKA comes from the coding sequence ATGAAGCGTATTTTTTTCCTGATCTTATTCATGATTTCGATCTTAGGATTGATTGTATGTAAGGAAAAAAAGCCAATCCCTGAATTGGAAGGATTCGTTGTTAAGAATGTAATTCATCCTAGTAACAACCCATTCAATCAAGAAAAAGTGGAATTGGGGAAGACTCTATATTTCGATTCTAGGCTTTCTTTCAACCAAGATGTAAGTTGTGCAAGTTGCCATAATACTGCTTCTCCTTCCGAAGGTTTTCCTCGAACCAAGATCCATAATCCAGCTCCTTCTCTCACAAATGTTGCATTATATAAAGATGTATTTAAAGACCCGGAAGCAAAAGAGTTAGAAGATCTTGTAAAAGACAAAGTGCATTCCAAACTATTATTCCAGAATGAAACAAAACTCATCCAACGGATTTCTTCTATCCAGGGTTATAAGGAACTTTTTGAGAAAGCTTATGGAGATCCTGAAATTTCAGGGGAAAGAATTGTATTAGCTCTTTCTACCTTCCAAAGAACCATAGTAAGTAAAAATTCAAGTTTTGATAAATTTGTAATGGGGGAAGAGACAGCACTCACTCCTGCACAGATTAGAGGTTGGGATGTTTTTCAGAATAAAGCAAAATGTATCCAATGTCACCAGGGCCCTAACTTCTCCGATTCTAAATTGCATACGACTGGTCTTGCTGGGATCAAAGATAAGGTTAGAACTCCAACATTAAGGGATGTTACCAAAAAGAAAACATTCATGCATAATGGGATTTTTGGATCGATAGAAGATACAGTGAACCATTTTGCGGAAGGTGGCCATTCCAAAGCGGTTCATGATCCTATGTTGAAACCTGCTGAACTTTCCGATCAGGACAAGAAAGATTTGATCGAGTTCTTAAAAGCATTAGAAGGGGAGCCAATCCAGTTGGAAATCCCTTCTATCCCGAAAGCCTAA
- a CDS encoding LCP family protein: MSPNKPIRPFNLIPLWIAAGFLFLALLFFLFRNFRRTGLDEKISSGKPIHILFHAVGNDDVYEFGFLATIFPSQERVGLFFFHPITTFEDPEDSLEQIKSKATSAVKDAVQDILGSKPNYTVKINASSFIKIVDILGGVNLYTDNRTNRISPSYVREPGLYSYSGEDAYDYVSYMDKKETLDYLDRISRQESAVLSIYETLYENKELLNSFWSEMVFNLIDSDFSKEDFYTLLKFATSHRLAFGITELPGEPSLDPKTRRLFLTADPARASVAIRKFHKDVSAEIFTDGEYARTEVLNGTDVAGLAKDVRTTLADKRIKVLSVDNAWTKDIKKTIILDRSGNTAVADKISSILEKTKVYHVLRKDLGLDSTVLLGSDIEPKK, translated from the coding sequence TTGAGTCCTAACAAACCGATTCGACCTTTTAATCTGATTCCATTATGGATAGCCGCAGGCTTTCTATTTTTGGCCTTACTATTTTTCCTATTTCGTAATTTCAGAAGAACAGGCCTAGACGAAAAGATCAGTTCAGGTAAACCGATCCATATACTTTTCCATGCCGTTGGGAACGACGATGTATATGAATTCGGATTTTTAGCGACTATCTTCCCTTCCCAAGAAAGAGTCGGCTTATTTTTCTTTCATCCTATTACTACATTTGAAGATCCGGAAGATAGTTTAGAACAAATTAAATCCAAGGCAACATCTGCAGTTAAGGATGCAGTTCAAGATATCTTAGGTTCCAAGCCAAATTATACTGTAAAGATCAATGCTTCTTCCTTTATTAAGATTGTAGATATCTTAGGCGGAGTGAATTTATACACTGATAATCGCACAAATAGAATTTCTCCTTCTTATGTAAGAGAACCCGGTTTGTATTCTTATTCCGGAGAAGATGCGTATGATTACGTTTCTTACATGGATAAGAAAGAAACTTTGGACTATCTGGATCGGATCAGCAGACAAGAAAGTGCTGTTTTATCTATTTACGAAACATTATACGAAAACAAAGAACTTCTGAATTCATTTTGGTCGGAGATGGTTTTTAACCTGATAGATTCCGATTTTTCCAAAGAAGATTTTTACACTCTTCTAAAATTTGCTACTTCTCATAGACTTGCATTCGGAATTACAGAACTTCCGGGTGAGCCGTCATTGGATCCAAAAACTAGACGTTTATTCTTAACAGCGGATCCAGCCAGAGCTTCCGTTGCTATCCGTAAATTTCATAAAGATGTTTCCGCCGAGATCTTTACGGATGGGGAATATGCAAGAACGGAAGTATTGAATGGAACCGATGTGGCTGGTCTTGCAAAAGACGTAAGAACTACGTTAGCAGACAAAAGGATCAAAGTCCTTTCAGTTGATAACGCTTGGACCAAAGATATCAAAAAAACGATTATCTTGGATCGTTCCGGGAATACTGCAGTGGCGGATAAAATTTCCTCCATATTAGAAAAAACAAAAGTATATCATGTATTAAGAAAGGACCTAGGGCTGGACTCCACAGTTCTATTAGGGTCCGATATAGAGCCTAAAAAATAA
- a CDS encoding TolC family protein, with amino-acid sequence MLRPANIPWLRKFYLRLLLVGAFSFPASYFAQELDPSLQNRPRVLKLTLKEAVNYVLANNITVRNAGMEFVKADTAELKNLSQYAWTLVGGFSKTKTNLPLNNNNVLSGTKISNDRINVGIQKNFQTLTYFSLELSHTRFDADAFETQAAAARLGAVGSYLAAPPQYTDALTVTLGQELLKYSFGQTEKEKQKVLQQNAVIRRDELVNILAQLVVKTLVDYWSLSVYDSQVETFDRLEKNTKNIRDLTVRKRNLGLSEGFEVNQWNSALTQTENSLERARLARSEAERNLIRVLNVDPSSKISGITDLQEKVPNDINPTKDYQYALDHRIDLKNLIRQRQIAELELKIKNAEDMPSLKITGSYSTRGQTFLNPQTNYVNPDTGMMSFKYPEKTLNFALSYPLFDTGIQTDIRDAKLKLDILSKQETELRTLIKEELDNRYYAIVAGQELLETANTRKEEAEKFYKGVQARFNQGRFTAVLVKSALDGLIQAELQVAQARINFNVDIIRYELARNSVFEKFGVNVDEIVDTIIKNEVARAQQATPSDK; translated from the coding sequence ATGCTTAGGCCTGCAAATATTCCTTGGTTAAGGAAATTTTATCTGCGACTCTTGCTTGTCGGAGCTTTCAGTTTTCCAGCTTCCTACTTCGCCCAAGAGTTAGACCCTTCCCTTCAAAATAGGCCTAGAGTTCTTAAACTTACTCTGAAAGAAGCGGTCAATTATGTCCTAGCGAATAATATCACAGTTAGAAACGCTGGGATGGAATTCGTGAAAGCAGATACTGCCGAATTAAAAAATCTATCTCAATATGCATGGACGCTGGTCGGCGGTTTTTCGAAAACAAAAACTAATCTTCCTCTTAATAATAATAACGTTCTCTCTGGAACAAAGATCTCAAATGATCGGATAAACGTAGGGATCCAAAAAAACTTCCAAACCCTGACCTATTTTAGTCTGGAACTTAGCCATACACGATTCGATGCGGATGCATTTGAGACTCAGGCTGCTGCTGCCAGACTAGGCGCAGTAGGTTCTTATTTAGCTGCTCCTCCTCAATATACAGATGCCCTGACTGTAACTCTTGGTCAGGAACTTTTGAAGTATTCTTTCGGCCAGACTGAGAAAGAAAAACAAAAGGTCTTACAACAAAACGCAGTGATTCGTAGAGACGAGTTAGTCAATATTCTTGCTCAGCTTGTAGTTAAAACCCTGGTAGACTATTGGAGCTTGAGTGTTTACGATTCTCAGGTAGAAACTTTCGATAGATTAGAGAAGAATACTAAAAACATCAGAGATCTTACTGTCAGAAAACGTAATCTAGGTCTTTCCGAAGGATTCGAGGTCAACCAATGGAATAGTGCTCTCACTCAAACTGAAAATAGTTTAGAAAGAGCAAGGCTTGCTAGATCAGAAGCAGAAAGAAATTTGATCCGAGTCCTGAACGTGGACCCAAGTTCTAAAATTTCAGGGATCACTGATCTTCAGGAAAAAGTTCCAAACGATATCAATCCTACTAAAGATTATCAATATGCATTGGATCATAGGATCGATCTAAAAAATTTAATCCGCCAAAGACAGATCGCGGAGTTAGAACTGAAGATCAAGAATGCAGAAGACATGCCTTCTTTAAAAATTACAGGAAGTTATTCTACAAGAGGACAGACTTTCTTAAATCCTCAGACGAACTATGTGAATCCAGACACAGGAATGATGTCTTTTAAGTATCCGGAAAAAACTTTAAACTTCGCATTATCTTATCCTTTATTCGATACGGGAATTCAAACAGATATTAGGGATGCAAAGCTCAAACTGGATATCCTGTCAAAACAAGAAACAGAACTTAGAACTCTGATCAAAGAAGAGTTAGATAATAGATATTATGCAATCGTTGCGGGGCAGGAACTTTTAGAAACTGCAAACACTCGTAAAGAAGAAGCAGAGAAATTTTACAAAGGTGTCCAAGCACGTTTTAATCAAGGAAGATTCACTGCAGTGTTGGTGAAATCCGCTCTGGACGGTTTAATCCAAGCAGAGTTACAAGTAGCTCAAGCAAGGATCAACTTTAACGTGGATATCATCCGTTATGAACTTGCAAGGAACTCTGTTTTCGAAAAGTTCGGAGTGAATGTGGATGAGATTGTAGATACAATCATCAAAAACGAAGTAGCTAGAGCACAGCAAGCTACACCTTCCGATAAATAA
- a CDS encoding nicotinate-nicotinamide nucleotide adenylyltransferase, which produces MNSSGLVGVFGGSFDPPHLGHAEVASSFWENFPNAKELLIVPNHTSPWKQNKKTPPELILDLVKAQFKNFPNTIVWDWEIKRETPSYTEETILELLNIKPDAELALLIGEDNYSEFHKWNNWENILDRVYSLLVFRRFSESIPQNENLQNFQNKIVFLQNRIIEAASTNLREELPKCILENSKPIALSDEVWNIILKNKSYC; this is translated from the coding sequence ATGAACTCTTCCGGTCTGGTCGGAGTTTTTGGGGGGAGCTTTGATCCTCCTCATCTAGGTCATGCAGAAGTTGCGTCCAGTTTTTGGGAAAATTTTCCGAATGCAAAAGAACTTTTGATCGTTCCGAACCATACCTCCCCCTGGAAACAAAATAAAAAAACTCCTCCAGAGCTAATCCTGGATCTTGTTAAAGCTCAGTTCAAAAATTTCCCGAATACTATAGTTTGGGATTGGGAGATAAAAAGAGAAACTCCCAGTTATACCGAGGAAACTATTTTAGAACTTTTGAATATAAAACCGGATGCGGAGCTCGCACTGTTAATTGGAGAGGATAATTATTCGGAATTCCATAAATGGAATAACTGGGAGAATATTTTGGATAGGGTGTATTCTCTTTTGGTCTTCCGAAGATTTTCAGAGTCTATTCCCCAAAATGAAAATCTGCAGAATTTTCAAAATAAGATCGTATTTTTACAAAATCGGATTATAGAAGCGGCTTCTACGAACTTAAGAGAAGAACTTCCTAAATGTATTTTGGAGAATAGTAAACCGATTGCATTGTCGGATGAAGTGTGGAATATCATACTAAAGAATAAATCATATTGTTAA
- a CDS encoding thioredoxin domain-containing protein has protein sequence MKTPDKKLNRLASEKSPYLLQHSTNPVDWFPWSEEAFAKAKSENKLIFLSIGYATCHWCHVMEKESFENETTAEVLNRDYVSIKVDREERPDVDRIYMDALHAMGQQGGWPLNMFLTPEGKPITGGTYFPPVPKYGRKSFTEVLGILTGLWKDKKEELLEASEDLTKHLRESEEARALAGETLAASPGPEVFENGFLLYDRFYDQDYAGFKSNSVNKFPPSMGLSFLLRYHKSTGEPKALEMVEETLTAMKKGGIYDQIGGGLCRYSTDHHWLVPHFEKMLYDNSLFLEALVECYQAVGEEKYKNYAYDVIEYLRRDMRLPGGGISSAEDADSEGEEGLFYLWTKEEVREVCGQDSSLLDEFWNITEKGNFEEKNILHETFRMNFSRLHGLEPSELEEIISRNRKKLLEKRSTRIRPLRDDKILFSWNCLYIKAVTKAAMAFGDGDLLREAEETYKFLENNLIREDGRLLRRFREGEARFLAYSTDYAEFVLASLYLFQAGKGFRYLENAIRYTEEAIRLFRSPSGVFFDSGIDGEVLLRRTVDGYDGVEPSANSSFATAFVLLSKLGVVDSEKYLQYADSIFSYFKPELEAYPMSYPYMLSALWLRKSPGRELAVVYSSQEELLPIWKGVGSLFLPETVLVWANDKEAKENGEKFLLLKNRNSGGGVKAYVCVGFHCELPVSDWSSLRARLVEN, from the coding sequence ATGAAAACTCCAGATAAAAAATTGAACCGACTCGCGTCTGAAAAAAGTCCTTATCTACTCCAACATTCAACCAATCCAGTGGATTGGTTTCCTTGGTCCGAAGAGGCATTTGCAAAGGCAAAATCAGAGAATAAATTGATCTTCTTATCCATTGGTTACGCCACCTGCCATTGGTGCCATGTAATGGAGAAGGAATCGTTTGAGAATGAAACCACTGCTGAAGTTTTGAATAGAGATTACGTTTCTATTAAGGTAGATCGAGAAGAAAGGCCTGATGTGGATCGGATCTATATGGATGCGTTACATGCCATGGGACAGCAGGGAGGCTGGCCTTTAAATATGTTCCTAACGCCTGAAGGTAAACCGATTACAGGTGGCACCTATTTTCCTCCGGTCCCAAAATACGGTAGAAAAAGTTTCACGGAAGTTTTAGGAATTTTAACAGGATTATGGAAGGATAAAAAAGAAGAATTACTAGAGGCTTCCGAAGACCTGACTAAACATTTAAGGGAGTCAGAAGAGGCCAGAGCACTTGCAGGGGAAACGCTAGCTGCTTCTCCAGGACCGGAAGTATTCGAGAATGGATTTTTATTATATGATCGATTTTACGATCAAGATTATGCGGGTTTCAAATCCAATTCCGTAAATAAATTTCCGCCAAGCATGGGGCTTAGCTTTTTATTACGTTATCATAAATCTACCGGAGAACCTAAAGCTCTCGAAATGGTAGAAGAGACACTGACTGCCATGAAAAAAGGTGGGATCTATGACCAAATCGGCGGGGGACTTTGCAGGTATTCCACCGACCATCATTGGTTAGTCCCACATTTCGAAAAGATGCTATATGATAACTCACTTTTCTTGGAAGCCTTAGTAGAATGTTACCAAGCAGTGGGAGAGGAAAAATATAAAAATTATGCGTACGATGTAATTGAGTATCTGCGCAGGGATATGAGATTGCCTGGCGGTGGGATCTCAAGCGCAGAAGATGCGGATTCAGAAGGAGAAGAGGGGCTATTCTATCTTTGGACAAAAGAAGAAGTGAGAGAAGTCTGTGGGCAGGACTCTTCTCTTTTAGATGAATTTTGGAATATTACAGAAAAAGGAAATTTCGAAGAGAAAAATATTCTACACGAAACATTCAGAATGAATTTCTCCAGGCTACATGGATTGGAGCCTTCCGAGTTGGAAGAGATTATTTCCAGAAATAGGAAAAAACTTTTAGAAAAACGTTCTACAAGGATCAGGCCTCTTAGGGACGATAAGATCTTATTCTCTTGGAACTGCTTGTATATTAAGGCAGTGACAAAAGCTGCAATGGCTTTCGGAGACGGAGATCTATTAAGAGAAGCAGAAGAAACATATAAGTTCTTAGAAAATAATCTAATCAGAGAAGACGGAAGATTGCTCAGAAGATTTAGAGAAGGAGAAGCAAGATTCCTCGCATACAGTACTGATTATGCCGAGTTCGTATTAGCTTCTTTGTATCTATTCCAAGCAGGAAAAGGATTCAGATATTTGGAGAATGCGATCCGATATACCGAAGAAGCGATCCGACTTTTCAGAAGTCCTTCCGGCGTGTTCTTTGATTCGGGAATAGACGGAGAGGTATTGCTCAGAAGGACCGTAGACGGGTATGATGGAGTGGAACCTTCCGCAAATAGTTCCTTTGCGACTGCATTCGTTTTACTTTCTAAGTTAGGAGTGGTGGATTCTGAAAAATATCTGCAATATGCGGACTCTATCTTTTCCTATTTCAAACCTGAATTAGAAGCTTATCCGATGAGTTATCCATATATGCTTTCCGCATTATGGCTTAGAAAATCTCCGGGAAGAGAACTTGCGGTAGTATATTCCTCCCAAGAAGAATTATTACCTATTTGGAAAGGAGTTGGCTCCTTATTTTTGCCGGAAACGGTACTTGTATGGGCTAACGATAAGGAAGCAAAAGAGAATGGAGAAAAATTCCTGCTTCTAAAAAACAGAAATTCAGGAGGAGGAGTGAAAGCATACGTTTGCGTAGGATTTCACTGTGAACTTCCTGTATCGGATTGGTCTAGCTTAAGAGCAAGATTGGTAGAAAATTAA
- the sigJ gene encoding RNA polymerase sigma factor SigJ, whose product MNTQERLDQFIQNKGLVFGIAYKMTGSVVEAEDIVQETFLRWEKSKEEKIRSPKAFLSTVAARLSLDSLRKAKRKRETYIGPWLPEPLAPGPMEEEPDQETLDLAFLHLLEKLNPIERAVFLLRESFEMDYDSISKVVGKNQENCRQILKRAKESLKSDRKKYDAPSEKRKKIFRDFLLASSKGKPELLVPFLKEEIVLWSDGGGKVNAARIPIIGKERASHFFIRTGSNKLKYTLDFYFGMVNGAETLIGYYNDQPAYLQNFLIDEDGISKIYSVLNPDKLKSMENKDKLVEEGLIFPLENFLLFPHTYRKKVAKWLNPVAKLVKWAIVR is encoded by the coding sequence ATGAACACCCAAGAAAGACTAGATCAATTTATACAAAACAAAGGTTTGGTCTTTGGGATCGCCTATAAGATGACAGGGAGTGTGGTAGAAGCCGAAGATATAGTGCAGGAAACTTTTCTAAGATGGGAAAAATCCAAAGAAGAGAAGATAAGATCTCCAAAGGCATTTCTATCTACGGTTGCGGCAAGACTCTCCTTGGATTCTTTAAGAAAGGCAAAAAGAAAAAGAGAAACCTATATAGGTCCTTGGTTACCGGAGCCTTTGGCTCCGGGACCTATGGAAGAAGAGCCTGACCAAGAAACATTAGACCTCGCATTTCTGCATTTATTAGAAAAACTGAATCCGATTGAAAGGGCAGTGTTTTTACTCAGAGAAAGTTTTGAGATGGATTATGACTCAATATCCAAAGTGGTCGGAAAAAATCAGGAGAATTGCAGACAAATCCTAAAAAGAGCCAAAGAATCACTCAAATCTGATCGTAAAAAATACGATGCACCTTCCGAAAAAAGAAAAAAGATCTTCCGTGATTTTTTACTCGCTTCTTCCAAAGGAAAACCGGAACTGCTTGTCCCTTTTCTAAAAGAAGAGATAGTCCTTTGGTCAGATGGCGGTGGAAAAGTAAATGCTGCTAGAATTCCGATCATCGGAAAAGAAAGGGCTTCTCATTTTTTCATCCGGACTGGAAGCAACAAACTCAAATATACTCTGGATTTTTATTTTGGAATGGTAAATGGTGCAGAAACATTAATCGGCTATTATAATGATCAACCTGCATACTTACAAAATTTCCTCATAGACGAAGACGGTATTTCCAAAATTTATTCTGTTCTCAATCCGGATAAATTAAAATCGATGGAGAACAAAGATAAGCTGGTAGAAGAAGGACTGATCTTTCCGCTCGAGAACTTCTTATTATTCCCGCATACATATCGGAAGAAGGTAGCAAAATGGTTAAATCCAGTGGCTAAATTAGTAAAATGGGCAATCGTAAGATAA
- the rsfS gene encoding ribosome silencing factor: MSPSPKNNPENTMEILKTIHKIMQDKKCEEIAVLNLESVHSYLSFFLICTVNSAVQANAVAREIKKALKGFKLPHKETDKTGTSSSSGWTLLDYGEFIVHIMTPEKREYYNLDRLWRDAERIELS; the protein is encoded by the coding sequence ATGAGTCCTTCTCCTAAAAATAACCCGGAAAACACAATGGAAATCCTGAAAACTATCCATAAGATCATGCAGGATAAAAAATGCGAAGAGATCGCGGTCTTGAACCTGGAATCTGTGCATTCATACTTAAGTTTCTTTTTGATCTGCACCGTGAACTCAGCAGTGCAAGCGAACGCTGTAGCGAGAGAGATCAAAAAAGCATTAAAAGGTTTTAAACTCCCCCATAAGGAAACCGATAAAACGGGAACATCCTCCTCTTCCGGTTGGACCCTGCTGGACTACGGCGAATTTATAGTCCATATAATGACTCCGGAAAAAAGAGAATATTATAATCTAGACAGACTTTGGAGAGATGCGGAGAGAATAGAACTCTCTTAA